A DNA window from Flavisolibacter ginsenosidimutans contains the following coding sequences:
- a CDS encoding FtsW/RodA/SpoVE family cell cycle protein, which produces MSFIRSRNIERVFLFAIGAVMLFLFAHLFDMLKKKYFDEVPKRLAEGSMINLNAPKPAENLAALLQRGFYFEDPRDIELIRAVASQGFSGTQEMDNIGELNKRAFEISTDDAYLKGGESFRRRAKLSRTLIGFTGNDSLRFERERTAPPKLPSSVNIGLGNYNISGKIKEGENFSAGVLVRLQMILPQDSLYSEDVDDEGRTVVDSSATLVKTFRVDSNNHRQLVSLQAYARTENNGSFLFNGLSSNKAYELIPLKPGYQFGSSKGVQDLSENVAFTFTQVPHKMKAFSTRDFNNLRREKALIVRMPEEVTKWYWTIAVVFFAGFFLLHLFLSFRFPQADQLLLPLLMLLTGISFLTLLSLQDPLRDRFFGRSTLFYFAGGLLGIFVLLFFNLKKFTTDSGLYRLFVFKKASKAANGWPWAIAAMGLLMLTILLGTGPEGSGVKVNLFGFQPSEIVKFLIVVFLAGFFATNEKFISEYGRWQKRWRFFGFALIAILGVLGLFLWLGDLGPAMVACFTFIILFSFSRGDFAYAVGTAAVYVLSIWLTHNNILLATTITVGLLLLAIFFVKKQLTESAIMLLVVMASFLLLDQVPYIGKIFPGPVQRLVDRKAIWQDPWNNEVFGGDQIANGLWAMSSGGVQGQGIGEGFAKTIPEAHTDMILPSMGEEFGWAGIICVFIAFVLYLHRAVLIGRQTGTPFLFYLCSGIGIATFVQFLLIAGGSVGALPLSGVSLPFMSYGGSSLIANMLAAGFLLSASVVQGSAVQMKYISRQQDRNIMPALIAAFVGVILLGVNVGQYLFNNKKWVVQPALVADRSGARMFSYNPRIAILMNRIGAGNLLDRKGRVLATGNPDAFLHQQDSLIAAGLNPTALQALSHKRLDRYYPFYESMFFWVGDMNTGAFMGSTNGYYAEYEHMAELRGFPAPETKFVVTASRFRENRFLPQTAVEMTVAKRDFSALAPLLLAGINSTEVEKFKQRNRDVQMTVDAALQTQLQASLQSLDTLKNSRISVVVMEDNTGDVLASAMYPAAPVNEPERMSLSNAELARLPYFLTTRDLGFTYATQPGSTAKLITASAAFNKLGTAAAEKKTIQVRSGDLIRVKSEEPDEVGTITIERGIVKSNNPFFIRLANELRLEEDMGDIYLKAGLFLRGVGGYFYDGDLTDNSQWEKWKAIWRKTEFNSVRSYNPNDIRRTRGRGVSGMAWGQGELIATPASIARVASAIGNNGTLMHSRYVTKISDSTLPLEQGIPLLKDPAAAALMTKYMREQSASKKDKLGLVAAGKTGTPERILKGERINDGWYVFFAPKQAGEGHIVTCVRIEKTKGSSVAVKLAGTNVVPVLKKFGYIKSFDEKINP; this is translated from the coding sequence ATGTCGTTTATCCGAAGCAGAAACATTGAACGGGTTTTTCTTTTTGCCATCGGCGCGGTGATGCTATTTCTTTTTGCGCACTTGTTCGACATGCTCAAAAAAAAGTATTTCGATGAAGTGCCCAAGCGTCTTGCTGAAGGTTCGATGATAAACCTCAACGCACCGAAGCCCGCCGAAAATCTTGCGGCGCTGTTGCAGCGCGGTTTTTATTTTGAAGACCCCCGCGATATTGAGCTCATTCGTGCCGTTGCGTCGCAAGGTTTTAGCGGAACGCAGGAGATGGACAACATCGGTGAACTAAACAAACGTGCCTTTGAAATTTCCACCGACGATGCTTATTTAAAAGGCGGCGAATCCTTTCGCCGGAGAGCAAAACTCTCGCGAACGCTGATTGGTTTTACCGGCAACGATTCGCTGCGCTTTGAAAGAGAAAGAACGGCGCCGCCAAAACTTCCGTCATCGGTAAACATTGGTTTGGGTAATTACAACATCAGCGGCAAAATAAAGGAAGGTGAAAATTTTAGTGCCGGCGTCTTGGTGCGGCTGCAAATGATTTTACCGCAGGACAGTTTGTACAGTGAAGATGTGGATGACGAAGGAAGAACCGTTGTGGATTCATCGGCAACGCTGGTAAAAACGTTCCGTGTTGATTCGAACAATCATCGCCAGCTTGTTTCCTTGCAAGCTTATGCACGAACCGAGAACAACGGCAGCTTCTTGTTTAACGGCTTGTCGTCAAACAAAGCCTATGAACTTATTCCGTTAAAACCCGGTTACCAGTTTGGTTCTTCCAAAGGCGTACAGGATTTAAGCGAGAACGTTGCGTTCACTTTTACGCAAGTGCCGCACAAGATGAAGGCCTTTTCTACCCGCGACTTTAACAACCTGCGCCGCGAAAAAGCCCTTATCGTTCGCATGCCGGAAGAAGTAACGAAGTGGTATTGGACCATTGCGGTTGTTTTCTTCGCTGGCTTTTTTTTGTTGCATCTTTTTTTGTCCTTTCGCTTTCCGCAGGCCGACCAACTGCTTCTTCCGCTGCTCATGTTGCTCACCGGCATTTCTTTTCTTACGTTGCTTTCGCTGCAAGACCCTTTGCGTGACCGCTTCTTTGGCCGCAGTACGTTGTTTTATTTTGCTGGTGGCTTGCTCGGCATTTTTGTTTTGCTTTTTTTCAATTTAAAAAAGTTTACCACCGATTCGGGTTTGTACCGCTTGTTCGTTTTTAAAAAGGCCAGCAAAGCCGCCAACGGCTGGCCCTGGGCAATTGCGGCAATGGGTTTGTTGATGCTCACGATTTTGTTGGGCACAGGTCCCGAAGGCAGCGGCGTAAAAGTGAATCTTTTCGGTTTTCAGCCCAGCGAGATTGTAAAGTTTTTGATCGTTGTTTTTCTTGCGGGTTTCTTTGCCACGAACGAAAAATTTATTTCCGAGTACGGCCGCTGGCAGAAGCGCTGGCGATTTTTTGGTTTCGCGTTGATTGCCATTCTCGGTGTGTTGGGTTTGTTTTTGTGGTTGGGCGATTTGGGTCCCGCGATGGTGGCTTGTTTCACCTTCATCATTTTGTTTTCTTTTTCACGGGGCGATTTTGCCTACGCCGTTGGAACGGCCGCTGTGTACGTTCTTTCCATCTGGCTTACGCACAACAATATTTTACTGGCAACGACCATTACCGTTGGCTTGTTGCTGCTGGCCATTTTCTTTGTCAAAAAGCAACTGACTGAATCCGCCATCATGTTGCTGGTAGTGATGGCGAGTTTTCTTTTGCTTGACCAAGTGCCTTACATCGGTAAAATATTTCCGGGACCTGTGCAACGTTTGGTGGACAGAAAAGCCATCTGGCAAGACCCCTGGAACAACGAAGTTTTTGGCGGCGACCAGATAGCCAACGGCCTTTGGGCCATGAGCAGCGGTGGCGTGCAGGGACAAGGCATTGGCGAGGGCTTTGCCAAAACAATTCCCGAAGCGCATACCGACATGATTCTTCCCTCAATGGGCGAGGAGTTTGGTTGGGCGGGCATCATCTGCGTGTTCATTGCTTTCGTTTTGTACTTGCATCGTGCTGTATTAATTGGGCGGCAGACCGGAACACCTTTTCTTTTTTATCTCTGTTCGGGCATCGGCATTGCTACGTTTGTGCAATTTCTTTTGATTGCGGGTGGCTCTGTTGGTGCCTTGCCGCTGTCGGGTGTTTCATTGCCGTTTATGAGTTACGGCGGCTCGTCGTTAATTGCGAATATGCTGGCCGCCGGATTCTTGTTATCGGCTTCGGTTGTGCAAGGTTCTGCCGTGCAGATGAAATACATTTCGCGGCAGCAAGACCGCAACATCATGCCCGCGTTGATTGCTGCATTTGTCGGTGTGATCTTGCTCGGCGTGAACGTGGGCCAATATCTTTTCAACAACAAAAAATGGGTAGTGCAACCGGCGCTGGTTGCGGACAGAAGCGGGGCACGCATGTTCAGTTACAACCCGCGCATTGCCATTTTGATGAACCGCATCGGTGCGGGAAATTTATTGGACAGAAAGGGAAGAGTGTTGGCAACGGGCAATCCTGATGCTTTTCTTCACCAACAGGATTCGCTCATTGCCGCAGGATTAAATCCAACGGCATTGCAAGCCCTTTCGCACAAGCGTCTTGACCGTTATTATCCCTTTTACGAGAGCATGTTTTTTTGGGTTGGGGACATGAACACCGGTGCGTTTATGGGAAGCACCAACGGTTATTACGCCGAGTACGAACACATGGCCGAACTGCGCGGTTTTCCCGCACCCGAAACAAAATTTGTAGTGACGGCATCGCGTTTTCGCGAAAACCGTTTTCTTCCGCAAACGGCTGTTGAAATGACCGTGGCAAAACGCGACTTTAGTGCACTTGCACCATTGCTTTTGGCCGGCATTAACAGCACCGAAGTAGAAAAGTTCAAGCAGCGCAACCGCGACGTGCAGATGACGGTGGATGCGGCTTTGCAAACGCAGTTGCAAGCATCGCTGCAAAGCCTTGATACTTTGAAGAACAGCCGTATTTCTGTTGTGGTGATGGAAGACAATACCGGTGATGTGCTGGCCTCGGCCATGTATCCCGCAGCACCGGTGAACGAACCGGAACGAATGAGTTTGTCCAACGCAGAACTGGCTCGCTTGCCTTATTTTCTCACCACAAGAGACCTTGGCTTTACCTACGCTACACAACCGGGTTCAACGGCCAAATTAATTACGGCATCGGCAGCTTTTAATAAACTTGGAACCGCAGCAGCGGAAAAGAAAACCATACAAGTCCGTTCCGGTGATTTGATTCGTGTGAAGAGCGAAGAGCCCGATGAAGTTGGCACCATCACCATCGAACGCGGCATCGTTAAATCAAACAACCCATTCTTTATTCGCCTGGCAAACGAGTTGCGGTTAGAGGAAGACATGGGCGATATTTATTTGAAAGCGGGGTTGTTTTTGCGCGGCGTGGGCGGCTATTTTTACGACGGTGATTTGACGGATAATTCGCAGTGGGAAAAATGGAAGGCCATCTGGCGCAAAACGGAATTCAACAGCGTTCGCTCTTACAATCCAAACGACATCAGAAGAACGAGAGGCCGCGGCGTTTCGGGCATGGCCTGGGGACAGGGCGAGTTGATTGCTACGCCGGCTTCCATTGCACGGGTGGCATCGGCTATTGGCAACAACGGCACACTCATGCACAGCCGTTATGTAACGAAAATTAGCGACTCGACGCTGCCGCTTGAACAAGGCATTCCGTTGTTAAAAGACCCGGCGGCCGCGGCTTTGATGACCAAATACATGCGTGAACAAAGCGCCAGCAAAAAAGATAAACTTGGCTTAGTGGCCGCAGGCAAAACCGGTACGCCGGAACGCATCTTAAAAGGCGAACGCATCAACGACGGCTGGTACGTGTTTTTTGCGCCAAAGCAGGCCGGCGAAGGACACATTGTAACCTGTGTACGCATTGAAAAAACAAAAGGTTCAAGCGTAGCGGTAAAACTTGCCGGAACGAACGTTGTGCCGGTGTTGAAAAAGTTTGGGTACATAAAAAGTTTTGACGAAAAAATAAATCCCTAA
- a CDS encoding FHA domain-containing protein gives MKSKQSFWQRIGLHDFFLKKEAEQIDATPSGLTPNDVYRYIIEKFKTSISELSFADRIVFYHEYIICLNPEDYKLFMENKKGIFGIIVHESLKQMYNLLKEYRGLGKTVEPSASRWIFRFVSAPEYSRGDISFIGKLLPDSAPSAQTAENLRVTFIPRQTGIAQTFDINPDILKDFHFYSDGYYEVPYREDLVFDERQIKTTPGAAAPTQTPVRNALARFETIVPDKEFAGKKIEYFMQADEIVVSGKEETNDLANFFRIPSDWVNTPHLRIRFNRDENKFYLASFGEKTVLNEKEVSRSDEANPQWTELPFNSRILLNGIVGVNIFKP, from the coding sequence ATGAAGTCAAAGCAATCTTTCTGGCAACGCATCGGCCTGCACGATTTTTTTTTGAAAAAAGAAGCCGAGCAAATAGATGCAACGCCGTCCGGGCTTACGCCCAATGATGTTTATCGCTACATCATTGAAAAATTTAAAACCTCCATCAGCGAGTTGTCTTTTGCCGACCGCATTGTTTTTTACCACGAGTACATCATTTGCCTGAATCCTGAAGACTACAAGCTCTTTATGGAAAACAAGAAGGGCATCTTCGGCATCATCGTGCACGAATCGCTGAAACAGATGTACAATTTGTTGAAAGAATACCGCGGCCTCGGCAAAACCGTAGAACCGTCCGCAAGCCGTTGGATTTTTCGCTTTGTTTCCGCACCGGAATATTCCCGCGGCGACATCAGTTTTATCGGCAAGCTTTTGCCTGACAGCGCACCGTCGGCACAAACAGCGGAAAATCTTCGCGTCACCTTTATTCCGCGGCAAACAGGCATTGCGCAAACCTTCGACATCAATCCCGACATCTTAAAAGATTTTCATTTTTACAGCGACGGTTATTATGAAGTGCCTTACCGCGAAGACCTGGTTTTTGACGAACGCCAGATTAAAACAACGCCAGGTGCGGCTGCGCCAACGCAAACACCAGTGCGCAATGCACTTGCCCGTTTTGAAACCATTGTGCCCGACAAAGAATTTGCCGGCAAAAAGATTGAATACTTCATGCAGGCCGATGAAATTGTGGTGTCGGGAAAAGAAGAGACAAACGACCTCGCCAATTTTTTTCGCATTCCTTCCGATTGGGTGAACACACCGCACTTGCGCATTCGTTTCAACCGCGATGAAAATAAATTTTACCTCGCATCGTTTGGAGAGAAAACGGTGTTGAACGAAAAAGAAGTGTCGCGCAGCGATGAAGCAAATCCGCAATGGACCGAGTTGCCCTTTAACTCACGCATCTTATTAAACGGGATCGTAGGCGTTAACATTTTTAAACCTTAA
- the glgX gene encoding glycogen debranching protein GlgX, translating to MKMTQFPGSPFPLGAYWDGYGVNFALYSENATAIELCLFSAGDPSVEVRIRIKERDNSIWHVYLPEIAPGQLYGYRVYGPYEPQNGHRFNPNKLLIDPYAKAISGTINWNDALFGYEVGHPDEDLSFDDRDSAPFMPKSVVIDSRFDWEGDKLPRIPYHRTIIYEAHVKGLTKLLPAIPEELRGTYAAIGHPATLQYLKELGITALELMPVHHFVHDKFLADKDLANYWGYNTIGFFAPDIRYASSTDHGAQVTEFKKMVKELHKAGIEVILDVVYNHTAEGNQLGPTLSFRGIDNVSNYRLTEDKRYYMDYTGTGNTLNAKMPNTMRMIMDSLRYWILEMHIDGFRFDLAASLARELHAVDRLGSFFQIIHQDPIISQVKLIAEPWDVGEGGYQVGNFPPGWAEWNGKYRDCMRDYWRGADSMLGEFALRFTGSPDLYEEDYRSPTASVNFITAHDGFTLHDLVSYNEKHNEANGENNNDGENHNRSWNCGAEGETDDAEIIALRKKQTRNFLTTLFFSQGVPMLVAGDELGRTQDGNNNAYCQDNEISWINWEEADTELLTFTKKLIHFCKRHPVFNRRRWFKGQPVKGIGLEDIAWFKPDGTEMTEENWNQDFAKSLGVFLNGKGIHSMGSKGEVIVDDNFYVIFNAYHEALPFKLPPQKFGRKWVKVLDTALNYLEESGENFKAAQSINVDGRSVVLLKQPTH from the coding sequence ATGAAGATGACGCAATTCCCGGGTTCGCCTTTTCCACTGGGTGCATATTGGGACGGCTACGGCGTAAACTTCGCGCTATACAGCGAGAACGCAACGGCCATCGAGCTTTGCCTTTTTTCGGCCGGCGATCCAAGCGTAGAAGTCCGCATTCGCATAAAAGAAAGAGACAATTCCATTTGGCACGTTTACCTGCCGGAAATCGCTCCCGGCCAATTGTACGGCTACCGCGTTTACGGCCCCTACGAGCCGCAGAACGGCCATCGCTTTAATCCCAACAAATTATTGATTGATCCCTACGCAAAAGCCATCTCGGGTACCATCAACTGGAACGATGCGCTTTTTGGGTACGAAGTTGGACACCCCGACGAAGACCTCAGCTTTGATGACCGCGACAGTGCGCCTTTCATGCCCAAATCGGTGGTGATTGATTCGCGATTTGATTGGGAAGGCGACAAACTGCCGCGCATTCCTTATCACCGCACCATCATTTACGAAGCGCATGTAAAAGGCCTGACAAAATTGCTTCCGGCCATACCGGAAGAATTGCGCGGCACCTACGCCGCCATCGGTCATCCGGCTACGCTTCAATATCTAAAAGAACTCGGCATTACGGCGCTTGAACTCATGCCCGTGCATCATTTTGTGCACGATAAATTTTTAGCCGATAAAGATCTGGCCAATTACTGGGGCTATAATACCATTGGTTTTTTTGCGCCGGACATTCGTTACGCAAGTTCAACCGATCACGGTGCGCAGGTAACGGAATTCAAGAAGATGGTAAAAGAACTGCACAAAGCCGGCATTGAAGTAATTCTGGACGTGGTGTACAATCACACAGCCGAAGGCAACCAGCTTGGCCCCACGCTTTCCTTTCGCGGCATTGACAACGTGAGCAATTACCGTCTTACCGAAGACAAGCGCTATTATATGGATTATACCGGTACGGGCAATACGCTGAACGCAAAAATGCCCAACACCATGCGCATGATCATGGACAGTTTGCGGTACTGGATTTTAGAAATGCACATTGATGGTTTTCGTTTTGATTTAGCGGCTTCGCTGGCAAGAGAACTGCACGCCGTGGACCGCCTCGGCTCCTTCTTTCAAATCATTCATCAAGACCCCATCATCTCGCAAGTAAAACTGATTGCGGAACCTTGGGACGTTGGCGAAGGCGGTTATCAGGTGGGCAACTTCCCGCCGGGTTGGGCCGAGTGGAACGGCAAATACCGCGACTGCATGAGAGATTACTGGCGGGGCGCGGACAGCATGTTGGGCGAGTTTGCACTTCGCTTTACCGGCAGCCCCGATTTGTACGAAGAAGATTACCGCAGCCCAACAGCCAGTGTGAATTTCATTACCGCTCACGATGGATTTACGTTGCACGACCTGGTTTCGTACAACGAAAAACACAACGAAGCAAACGGCGAGAACAACAACGACGGCGAGAACCACAACCGCAGTTGGAACTGCGGCGCCGAAGGCGAAACGGACGACGCAGAAATCATTGCCTTGCGAAAAAAACAAACACGAAATTTTTTAACCACTTTGTTTTTTTCGCAAGGTGTGCCCATGCTGGTGGCCGGCGACGAATTGGGACGAACGCAAGACGGCAACAACAATGCTTATTGCCAGGACAATGAAATCTCCTGGATCAATTGGGAAGAGGCCGATACGGAATTGCTCACATTCACCAAAAAGCTCATTCACTTCTGCAAGCGGCACCCTGTGTTTAATCGCCGGCGATGGTTTAAAGGCCAGCCGGTGAAAGGAATCGGGCTTGAAGACATTGCCTGGTTTAAACCCGACGGCACGGAAATGACGGAAGAAAACTGGAACCAGGATTTTGCAAAGTCGCTCGGCGTGTTTTTAAACGGCAAAGGCATTCATTCAATGGGCTCAAAAGGCGAAGTCATCGTGGACGATAATTTTTACGTCATCTTCAACGCTTACCACGAAGCCTTGCCGTTTAAATTACCGCCGCAGAAGTTTGGCCGCAAGTGGGTAAAAGTATTGGACACGGCATTGAATTATTTAGAAGAAAGCGGCGAGAATTTCAAAGCCGCGCAAAGCATAAACGTTGATGGACGTTCTGTGGTGCTGCTGAAACAGCCAACGCATTGA
- a CDS encoding PP2C family protein-serine/threonine phosphatase: MAENYFGLSDVGKLRDNNEDAFIAEKLPTGWILACVIDGVGGYDGGEVAAAIARDTLLQKMQAANGDVLQILREALLQANQNIYREKQEGKGNSQMACVLTVVLADVESNQFFYAHVGDTRLYLLRDHSLVKVTKDQSFVGFLEDSGRLSEEEAMTHPKRNEINKALGFDAQMDLKDDYIETGQSPFLPGDLLLLCSDGLTDLVNNKAMSDVLLSSATLAQKGKALIDAANGAGGKDNITVVLVKNDKKPQKQKATKPVLVKKNAAVKDEKPTTILAETREEAKPVTKAKKNNLPLWLFGLLLLLLALACFWFWTKNKDLQASLPKPVLQPVRNAEEKRFGDSLGLASQTFVYADSLHKNIIVSDTVFARQDSLHINGNGLVLQSDSAYRGPAFVVSSNNKYLLLENITFKGFHTAIVAKGKGVQLKNVRFENCDATINRQFQLPLSQPLTGILRDTVILKKDTAAFKKDSLPK; this comes from the coding sequence ATGGCTGAAAATTATTTTGGGCTTAGCGACGTGGGCAAGCTCCGCGACAACAACGAAGATGCTTTCATCGCCGAAAAATTGCCAACCGGTTGGATACTGGCTTGCGTAATTGACGGTGTGGGCGGTTATGACGGCGGCGAAGTGGCGGCGGCCATTGCCAGAGACACGCTTCTGCAAAAGATGCAGGCGGCCAACGGCGACGTGCTGCAAATTCTTCGCGAGGCTTTGCTTCAGGCCAACCAAAACATCTACCGAGAAAAACAAGAGGGTAAGGGCAACAGCCAGATGGCTTGCGTGTTGACGGTAGTGCTGGCTGACGTGGAAAGCAACCAATTTTTTTACGCACACGTTGGCGATACGCGGCTCTATCTTTTGCGCGACCACTCGTTGGTGAAGGTCACAAAAGATCAATCTTTCGTAGGCTTTTTGGAAGACAGCGGACGGCTTTCGGAAGAAGAAGCAATGACGCATCCAAAACGCAACGAAATAAACAAAGCGCTTGGCTTTGATGCGCAAATGGATTTGAAAGACGATTACATTGAAACGGGGCAATCGCCGTTTTTGCCCGGCGATCTGCTGCTGCTTTGCAGCGACGGCTTAACCGATTTGGTGAACAACAAAGCAATGTCGGATGTTCTTCTTTCATCAGCAACGCTTGCACAAAAAGGCAAGGCTTTAATTGATGCGGCCAACGGCGCGGGAGGGAAAGACAACATTACGGTGGTGCTGGTGAAGAACGATAAAAAGCCTCAGAAGCAAAAAGCAACAAAGCCTGTACTCGTAAAAAAAAACGCCGCCGTCAAGGATGAAAAGCCAACAACAATTCTTGCGGAAACAAGAGAAGAGGCAAAGCCGGTAACAAAAGCCAAAAAAAATAATCTTCCGCTTTGGCTGTTTGGCCTTCTGTTGTTGCTTCTTGCGCTTGCCTGTTTCTGGTTCTGGACAAAGAACAAAGACTTGCAGGCTTCGCTACCTAAACCTGTTTTGCAACCCGTTCGCAACGCGGAAGAAAAACGTTTTGGCGATAGCCTGGGCCTTGCATCGCAAACCTTTGTTTATGCTGACTCGCTGCACAAGAACATCATCGTTAGCGACACGGTCTTCGCTCGGCAGGATTCACTGCACATCAACGGCAACGGTTTGGTTTTGCAAAGTGACTCTGCTTATCGCGGACCAGCCTTTGTTGTTTCATCCAACAACAAATACTTGTTGCTGGAGAACATAACCTTTAAAGGTTTTCATACGGCCATTGTTGCAAAAGGCAAGGGCGTGCAATTGAAAAACGTTCGCTTTGAGAATTGTGACGCAACCATCAATCGCCAGTTTCAATTGCCGTTAAGCCAACCGTTAACCGGCATTCTTCGCGATACGGTCATTCTTAAAAAAGATACCGCTGCATTCAAAAAAGATTCGTTACCCAAATAA
- the treZ gene encoding malto-oligosyltrehalose trehalohydrolase gives MQPIDVLKRTIGVNFSEEGTVTVKVWSPQAETVQLEVKVKDQVETISLTKERYGYWSATSNKITNGSRYKIKIDDKQSFPDPASLSQPNGVHGDSEAINLAAFQWRETAWNNIPLEDYIIYELHTGTFTPEGTFAAIENRLDYLKELGITAVELMPVAQFPGNRNWGYDGVFPFAVQNSYGGAKDLQRLVDACHQKGLAVVLDVVYNHLGPEGNYLGEFGSYFTSKYNTPWGNAVNFDDAWCDGVRHYFIENALMWLRDFRIDALRLDAVHAIKDFSPVHILKEIKLHVDELMRVTARKHYLIVELDLNDTKFIQPVNQCGYGMNAQWIDEFHHALRVTTGNEKTGYYSDFSGIEHLAKAYKDAYVYDGQWSPHRHKFFGVKADEAEGKQFIVFSQNHDQVGNRMLGERTSELVSFEMQKAMAAAVVLSPYIPLLFMGEEWREPHPFQYFISHTDEALCAAVRKGRKEEFAAFHLEGEAPDPVAVETFDNSKLQWHLIEEDKHKQMLSYYKMLLSLRKSHPVLKNLNRKNLSVNPLVESNALILLRWQESHYVLCLMNFSNEERQIKLMKASEWNIALDSASRQWGGSGESTIEENSVVLRPESTLILTNK, from the coding sequence ATGCAACCGATAGATGTTTTGAAGCGGACGATTGGTGTAAATTTTTCGGAAGAAGGCACGGTGACAGTAAAGGTTTGGTCGCCGCAGGCAGAAACAGTACAGCTAGAAGTTAAGGTTAAAGATCAAGTCGAGACGATATCGTTAACAAAAGAGCGTTACGGTTATTGGTCGGCAACAAGCAATAAAATAACAAACGGCAGCCGTTATAAAATTAAAATAGACGATAAGCAATCTTTCCCCGATCCGGCTTCGCTTTCGCAACCCAACGGCGTACACGGTGATTCGGAAGCAATTAACCTGGCTGCGTTTCAATGGCGCGAAACCGCGTGGAATAACATTCCACTGGAAGACTACATCATTTATGAATTGCACACCGGAACGTTCACCCCTGAAGGAACGTTTGCGGCAATTGAAAACAGACTCGATTATTTAAAAGAACTCGGCATCACCGCCGTTGAACTCATGCCCGTGGCACAATTTCCCGGCAACAGGAACTGGGGCTACGACGGCGTGTTTCCCTTTGCCGTACAAAACAGTTACGGCGGCGCAAAAGATTTGCAACGTTTGGTGGACGCATGTCATCAAAAAGGTCTCGCCGTAGTTCTCGACGTCGTTTATAATCACCTTGGACCCGAGGGAAATTATCTGGGAGAATTTGGTTCTTATTTCACCAGCAAATACAACACGCCCTGGGGCAACGCGGTAAACTTTGACGACGCCTGGTGCGATGGCGTGCGCCATTATTTCATAGAAAATGCTTTGATGTGGCTGCGTGATTTCCGCATTGATGCATTGCGGCTCGACGCCGTTCATGCCATCAAAGATTTCAGTCCCGTTCACATTCTGAAAGAAATAAAATTGCACGTGGATGAACTGATGCGTGTCACCGCACGCAAACATTACCTGATCGTAGAATTGGACCTGAACGACACAAAATTCATTCAGCCAGTCAACCAATGCGGTTACGGCATGAATGCGCAATGGATTGATGAATTTCACCACGCCTTGCGGGTAACAACCGGCAACGAAAAAACCGGTTACTACTCCGACTTCAGTGGAATTGAACATTTGGCCAAAGCTTATAAAGACGCTTACGTTTACGACGGGCAATGGTCGCCGCACCGCCACAAATTTTTTGGTGTAAAAGCAGACGAGGCCGAAGGCAAACAGTTCATTGTTTTTTCGCAAAACCACGACCAGGTTGGCAACCGCATGTTGGGCGAACGCACGAGTGAACTCGTAAGTTTTGAGATGCAAAAAGCAATGGCGGCAGCGGTTGTTCTTAGCCCTTACATACCACTGTTGTTCATGGGCGAAGAATGGCGCGAACCACACCCTTTTCAATACTTTATTTCACACACCGATGAGGCGCTTTGTGCAGCGGTGCGGAAAGGACGCAAAGAAGAATTTGCCGCTTTTCATCTTGAAGGCGAAGCACCCGATCCGGTTGCAGTAGAAACTTTCGACAACTCAAAGTTGCAATGGCATTTAATTGAAGAAGACAAACACAAGCAAATGCTGTCGTATTACAAAATGCTTTTGTCACTACGCAAAAGCCATCCGGTGCTCAAAAATCTTAACCGAAAAAATTTATCCGTTAACCCTCTTGTTGAAAGCAACGCTCTAATCTTGCTGCGCTGGCAAGAAAGCCATTATGTTTTATGCTTGATGAATTTCTCAAATGAAGAAAGGCAAATCAAATTGATGAAGGCTTCGGAATGGAACATTGCGTTGGATTCTGCGTCGCGTCAATGGGGCGGCAGCGGCGAATCAACGATTGAAGAAAACAGTGTTGTTCTTCGGCCCGAGTCCACCTTGATTCTAACCAACAAATAA